The Engraulis encrasicolus isolate BLACKSEA-1 chromosome 4, IST_EnEncr_1.0, whole genome shotgun sequence genome includes a window with the following:
- the LOC134446679 gene encoding E3 ubiquitin-protein ligase TRIM35-like, which translates to MACRPSLTEEDFYCPVCCDVFQDPVLLACSHSICRSCLLRFWASRLARECPVCRSVSSNPEPASNIVLKGMCEAILSERRQRAERASAQAGVCGTHGDKLTHFCEEDRRPACAKCRVPRRHTGTSFKSIEEAASEHKKELKMKLKPLQEKLRSFEDVKQSFEHTAEYIKSQADQTEQFIKDEFVKLHQFLQDEEAIRLATLKEEEEQSNQMMKKKIDEIESEIVSLSDKIRAIEEEIRAEDLLFLQNYRAMAERLQYSPVEPEPITGENLIQVSKHLSNIMFDVSQKLQTMVPYNPVTLNPNTAHVDLVVSADLTSVAFCEERQFLPNNPERFSGYTSVLGAEGFTSGTHCWDVEVGDSSAWAVGVITSSVYKKRDSHNRFGLWYIGFLNGKYGKGYSPEILTLLRVSQRIQKIRVQLDCDKGKVSFTDAGRNTCLHVFKHNFTETVYPYFYNHCKLHALKILPVRSFVTVEQFSS; encoded by the exons ATGGCCTGCCGCCCGTCGCTGACGGAGGAGGACTTCTACTGCCCGGTGTGCTGCGATGTCTTCCAGGACCCGGTGCTGCTGGCCTGCTCGCACAGCATCTGCCGCTCGTGCCTGCTGCGCTTCTGGGCGTCGCGGCTGGCGCGCGAGTGCCCCGTGTGCCGCAGCGTCTCCTCCAACCCCGAGCCGGCCTCCAACATCGTGCTGAAGGGCATGTGCGAGGCCATCCTGAGCGAGCGGCGCCAGCGGGCCGAGCGGGCGAGCGCCCAGGCAGGCGTGTGCGGCACGCACGGCGACAAGCTCACGCACTTCTGCGAGGAGGACAGGAGGCCGGCGTGCGCCAAGTGCCGCGTGCCCCGCCGCCACACGGGCACCAGCTTCAAGTCCATCGAGGAGGCTGCCAGCGAACACAAG AAAGAGCTGAAGATGAAACTAAAGCCCCTACAAGAGAAGCTTAGAAGTTTTGAGGATGTCAAGCAAAGCTTTGAACACACTGCTGAGTATATTAAG AGCCAGGCGGACCAAACAGAGCAATTCATCAAGGACGAGTTTGTGAAGCTTCACCAGTTCCTGCAAGACGAGGAGGCCATCCGATTGGCTActctgaaggaggaggaggagcagagcaacCAGATGATGAAGAAAAAGATTGATGAAATTGAAAGCGAGATTGTGTCACTCTCTGACAAAATCAGAGCCATTGAGGAGGAAATTAGGGCTGAAGACCTTTTGTTCCTGCAG AATTACAGAGCCATGGCTGAAAG ACTGCAGTATTCTCCAGTGGAGCCTGAACCCATTACTGGAGAGAACTTGATCCAAGTGTCAAAACACCTCAGCAATATCATGTTTGACGTGTCACAGAAGCTGCAAACCATGGTGCCATACA ATCCTGTGACTCTGAACCCCAACACCGCACACGTGGACCTGGTGGTGTCCGCGGACCTGACCAGCGTGGCCTTCTGTGAAGAACGTCAGTTCCTGCCCAACAACCCCGAGCGGTTCAGCGGCTACACCAGCGTCCTGGGCGCCGAGGGCTTCACCTCCGGCACGCACTGCTGGGACGTGGAGGTGGGAGACAGCTCGGCCTGGGCCGTGGGCGTCATCACATCGTCCGTGTACAAGAAAAGGGACAGCCACAACAGGTTCGGTCTGTGGTACATAGGCTTTTTGAACGGCAAGTACGGGAAAGGCTACTCGCCAGAGATCCTCACGCTCCTCCGTGTCAGCCAGAGGATTCAGAAGATAAGGGTGCAGCTGGACTGTGACAAAGGCAAGGTGTCCTTCACCGACGCTGGACGCAACACTTGCCTGCACGTGTTCAAGCACAACTTCACCGAGACAGTCTACCCGTACTTTTACAACCACTGCAAGCTCCACGCGCTCAAGATTCTGCCTGTCAGGTCGTTTGTAACAGTTGAGCAATTCAGCAGCTAG